A single window of Flavobacterium sp. 140616W15 DNA harbors:
- a CDS encoding polysaccharide deacetylase family protein produces the protein MNKITYTLIGLFTVGVLFITARIYSEEEKSKSVVSKAKEYQPGILLSFDDNYVEDWYNAEKRLRHLGWKATFFVCKYDSLTTQQKKKLHYLQHMGHDIAAHGYNHENALKYSAAYGINKYIDNEIIPLKEIMDKDGFNIRSFAYPDGARDATLDKELLKYFDIIRGTTYGMLPPESQYCYYEGNRVIYGLGIDDDYKQFNVDYYKTLMDYAKKHNKIVVFYGHKTVDKADEKLETPLAALEELCKYAIDNNLKFYTVDDLKNL, from the coding sequence ATGAATAAAATTACATATACTCTTATTGGGCTTTTTACTGTAGGTGTTTTATTTATTACTGCACGTATTTATTCTGAAGAAGAAAAATCTAAATCTGTTGTGTCTAAAGCAAAAGAATATCAGCCAGGAATACTATTATCGTTTGATGATAATTATGTGGAAGATTGGTATAATGCCGAAAAAAGATTGCGTCATCTAGGATGGAAGGCAACTTTTTTTGTGTGTAAATATGATTCTTTGACAACCCAGCAAAAGAAAAAACTGCACTACTTACAACATATGGGACATGATATCGCTGCACATGGTTATAATCATGAGAATGCACTTAAATATTCTGCTGCATATGGAATTAATAAATATATCGATAATGAGATAATACCTCTTAAAGAAATTATGGATAAAGATGGATTTAACATCCGTTCATTCGCTTATCCTGATGGAGCCCGTGATGCTACTTTAGATAAGGAATTATTGAAATATTTTGATATTATAAGAGGTACAACCTACGGAATGCTTCCACCCGAATCACAGTATTGCTACTACGAAGGAAATAGAGTTATTTACGGTTTAGGAATCGATGATGATTATAAACAGTTTAATGTTGATTATTATAAAACCCTAATGGATTATGCCAAAAAGCATAATAAAATTGTTGTTTTCTATGGTCATAAAACAGTAGACAAAGCAGATGAAAAGCTAGAAACACCACTGGCAGCTTTAGAAGAGTTATGTAAATATGCAATAGATAATAATCTTAAGTTTTATACAGTTGATGATTTGAAAAATTTATAA
- a CDS encoding metal-dependent hydrolase has translation MDSFTQIVLGIATAELCAGDKLQRRTILYGAILGTIPDLDVVIGQFLNPVDGVAIHRGLSHSLLFFGLLSPILGWLIAKIERGKINFRTASLMVFWCLFTHVLLDMFTSWGTQIFWPLPDRIALKTIFVIDPLYTLPLLICLILAWRKPTSALRKKYVLRGIYLSSFYLLLTCVLKLYALQQFKNALQEQHITYDDLIVKPTAFNCILWNANVATKDAYLLGDYSLLIASQLLLKAIKKTIIFHNNLVETLILKP, from the coding sequence ATGGATTCTTTTACTCAGATTGTGCTAGGAATTGCAACTGCCGAATTATGCGCAGGTGATAAACTGCAACGTAGAACTATTTTATATGGGGCTATTCTAGGCACTATCCCAGATCTCGATGTTGTTATTGGACAATTTTTAAATCCTGTTGATGGTGTAGCAATACATCGGGGACTAAGTCATTCCTTATTATTTTTCGGATTACTTTCGCCTATCTTAGGTTGGCTTATTGCCAAAATAGAACGAGGGAAAATTAATTTCCGAACTGCCTCTCTGATGGTGTTTTGGTGCTTGTTTACCCATGTATTACTAGATATGTTTACTTCTTGGGGAACGCAAATTTTCTGGCCTCTTCCTGATCGTATTGCCCTGAAAACTATTTTTGTAATTGATCCTCTATATACACTTCCGCTACTTATTTGTTTGATTTTAGCTTGGCGAAAACCTACTTCCGCTTTGAGGAAAAAATATGTTTTACGAGGTATATACCTCAGTTCGTTTTATCTATTGCTAACTTGTGTACTAAAACTTTATGCATTACAACAATTCAAAAATGCACTACAAGAACAACATATAACCTATGATGATCTCATCGTAAAACCAACTGCATTTAATTGTATTTTATGGAATGCCAATGTAGCGACTAAAGATGCCTATTTATTGGGCGATTATTCACTTTTGATAGCCAGCCAATTACTTTTGAAAGCTATAAAAAAAACAATAATCTTTCACAACAACTTAGTGGAAACTCTAATTTTGAAACCTTGA
- a CDS encoding erythromycin esterase family protein: protein MGEASHGTHEFYTEKNHIIKYLVTNSQYKTIGFEFGYSAMAPINTYLLTGKGDLKQLMKPLRLFNTSEIYDLFEWVKTYNASKPLKDKVTLFGFDTNYIKSDVDASANFCSAYLIKNVSHYTNGQAAIPVLKKIATPDFPIYELSDEETEIISKLNAEVKLKGTATIKDHNEFKKYVSLLYQSTLVSNPLARDKFMSENLIDFQQENKNKTIIWGHNIHFAKDTNMPKAEGMGYHLKQKYGNEYYAIGFDTYKGNVTVLEGNNYVQQSFEALPKSYSALFAEAKFPNFFISFDSSEESPFYNANGNITNIYSSWTNAIALPMKPGIDFDALIFIRETTPSIILK from the coding sequence TTGGGTGAAGCTTCTCATGGCACTCATGAATTCTATACTGAAAAGAATCACATTATTAAATACCTAGTTACAAATTCCCAATATAAAACGATTGGTTTCGAGTTTGGATATTCGGCAATGGCACCAATTAATACGTATTTACTAACTGGAAAAGGAGATTTAAAACAACTCATGAAACCGTTACGCTTATTTAATACAAGCGAAATATATGATTTGTTTGAATGGGTAAAAACATATAATGCCTCCAAACCTCTGAAAGATAAAGTTACTCTTTTTGGTTTTGATACTAATTATATTAAATCGGATGTTGACGCTTCTGCCAACTTTTGTTCCGCTTATTTAATTAAAAATGTTTCTCATTATACTAATGGGCAAGCAGCGATACCAGTTTTAAAAAAGATAGCTACTCCCGATTTTCCTATATATGAATTATCTGATGAAGAAACAGAAATTATCTCTAAATTAAATGCTGAAGTAAAATTGAAAGGAACGGCAACTATTAAAGATCATAACGAATTTAAAAAATATGTATCTCTTTTATATCAAAGCACGTTAGTATCTAATCCTTTGGCTAGAGATAAATTTATGTCCGAAAATCTTATCGACTTTCAGCAAGAAAATAAAAATAAAACGATCATTTGGGGACATAATATCCATTTTGCAAAAGATACTAATATGCCTAAAGCCGAGGGAATGGGATATCATTTAAAGCAAAAATATGGCAATGAATATTATGCAATTGGTTTCGATACTTATAAAGGAAATGTTACTGTATTAGAAGGTAATAATTATGTACAACAAAGCTTTGAAGCATTACCAAAATCATATTCGGCGTTGTTTGCTGAAGCTAAGTTCCCTAATTTTTTTATATCCTTCGATTCTTCTGAAGAAAGTCCTTTCTACAATGCCAACGGAAATATAACCAATATTTATTCAAGTTGGACCAACGCGATAGCGTTACCAATGAAGCCCGGTATTGATTTTGACGCTTTGATTTTTATAAGAGAAACAACTCCTTCAATTATATTGAAATAA
- a CDS encoding glycosyltransferase family 2 protein: MKTETISKQLYATNSGTNDSEHSLASSFFSINSKSLKKALKLNSSPLGFIVLISSFILMLTGAFLVYKYQADFDQFQIERINSTWGYPFLVIATVFFIFKTGVFLYNLFLYFRYKPIESVSDELLPTCTIIVPAYNEGKLVLDTLISLAESDFPEQKMQILAIDDGSKDDTWYWMQQAKVKLGDRLSIYQQPKNKGKRHALYRGFELGTGEIFVTVDSDSVVKKDTMRNLVSPFVINKNCGAVAGNVLVLNNKKAILPKMLNVSFVMSFEFARSAESVLGSVLCTPGALAAYRSEAVYECLPEWINQTFMGQPSDIGEDRAMTNMILKQGRQVLFQRNSYVLTNVPEEYTGLYKMFIRWGRSNVRESLMMAKYVFKDFRKGSKFGTRLLFLDQSLKIVMALPFVLFMFFFIAVHPILFFGSTLLSIMIVSSFSALFYAKRHNISESFWAYSYSILFTFGLFWITPYAILTANKSGWLTRGLAQGK; encoded by the coding sequence ATGAAAACTGAAACAATCTCAAAACAACTATACGCTACAAACAGCGGTACAAATGATAGTGAACACTCTTTAGCAAGTTCTTTTTTTAGTATTAACAGTAAATCTTTAAAGAAAGCATTAAAATTAAACTCAAGTCCATTAGGTTTTATTGTACTTATAAGCAGTTTTATATTAATGTTAACTGGGGCATTTTTAGTTTATAAATACCAAGCAGACTTTGATCAATTTCAAATAGAAAGAATAAACTCAACATGGGGGTATCCTTTTCTGGTAATAGCTACAGTCTTTTTTATATTTAAGACAGGAGTTTTTCTATATAATTTATTCCTTTATTTTCGTTACAAGCCTATCGAATCAGTTAGCGATGAGTTATTACCAACTTGTACGATAATTGTTCCAGCTTATAATGAAGGGAAGTTGGTTTTAGATACTTTAATAAGTTTAGCAGAAAGTGATTTTCCGGAGCAAAAAATGCAAATACTTGCTATTGATGATGGAAGTAAAGATGATACTTGGTACTGGATGCAACAAGCAAAAGTAAAATTAGGAGATAGATTGTCAATTTATCAGCAACCTAAAAACAAAGGAAAACGTCATGCACTTTACCGTGGATTTGAATTAGGAACGGGAGAAATTTTTGTAACTGTAGATAGTGATTCAGTTGTGAAAAAAGACACAATGAGAAATTTGGTTAGTCCGTTTGTTATAAATAAAAATTGTGGAGCTGTAGCAGGAAATGTTCTCGTTTTAAATAACAAAAAAGCGATACTTCCAAAAATGCTTAATGTGAGTTTTGTAATGAGTTTTGAATTTGCTCGTTCTGCCGAAAGTGTTTTAGGTTCAGTGTTATGTACTCCGGGAGCTTTAGCCGCTTATCGTAGTGAGGCAGTTTATGAGTGCCTTCCAGAATGGATTAACCAAACTTTTATGGGACAACCTTCTGATATTGGTGAAGACCGTGCAATGACGAATATGATTTTAAAACAAGGACGTCAAGTATTGTTTCAAAGAAACTCATACGTATTAACTAATGTACCTGAAGAATATACAGGATTGTATAAAATGTTTATCAGATGGGGGAGAAGTAATGTACGTGAGAGTTTAATGATGGCAAAATATGTTTTTAAAGATTTTAGAAAAGGATCTAAATTTGGTACAAGACTGTTATTTTTAGATCAATCATTAAAGATTGTTATGGCACTTCCATTTGTCTTATTTATGTTTTTCTTTATAGCAGTACATCCAATATTGTTTTTTGGTTCTACACTTTTAAGCATCATGATTGTATCCAGTTTTTCAGCTTTATTTTATGCTAAAAGACATAATATATCAGAGTCATTTTGGGCGTATTCATATAGTATTCTTTTCACTTTTGGATTATTTTGGATAACACCTTATGCTATCCTTACAGCAAATAAAAGTGGTTGGTTAACACGTGGTTTGGCTCAAGGAAAATAG
- a CDS encoding TlpA disulfide reductase family protein has translation MKNLFFTLAFLICSYTSSNAQTEGLEIGDIIPDIDLPDAKGNVISLSSLRGSLVLVDFWASWCGPCVKEQPELLKLYQKYPNKFRIYGVSLDSKKTAWLGAIAKLKQPWIQVSDLKLWDSPAVLDYKIQSIPFNALIDKNGIILAKNIHGNKLEELIKELTTDK, from the coding sequence ATGAAAAACTTATTTTTTACGCTTGCATTTTTAATCTGCTCATATACTAGTTCTAATGCACAAACCGAAGGCCTTGAAATAGGAGATATAATTCCAGATATTGATCTTCCAGATGCAAAAGGCAATGTAATATCTCTTTCTTCGTTGAGAGGCTCATTGGTATTAGTCGATTTTTGGGCATCATGGTGTGGTCCTTGTGTTAAAGAGCAACCCGAATTATTAAAATTGTATCAAAAGTATCCTAACAAATTTAGGATTTATGGAGTTTCTTTAGATTCTAAAAAAACGGCTTGGTTAGGAGCTATAGCAAAATTAAAACAGCCTTGGATTCAAGTAAGTGACTTAAAATTATGGGATTCTCCAGCTGTGTTAGATTATAAAATTCAATCTATTCCTTTTAATGCGCTAATTGATAAAAACGGAATTATTCTTGCCAAGAATATTCATGGAAACAAATTAGAAGAACTGATTAAAGAATTAACTACTGATAAATAA
- a CDS encoding ROK family transcriptional regulator, producing MNLKDLLDISKDKSLSGQKWHMLRQAITKRLLSEGNATIAELSAELQSSVPTVTKAVNELLLEEYVVDMGKITNSGGRRPSLYSINPTSAYFLGVEVGISGMSIGLQNIKNELVSVDLRTPFVLQNTQESLLKFCTLINSFIEDSSVEKKLIVGVCINFSGRINSMEGFSYNYFFSENRPLTEIISEQLDLPVHLENDTRAMTFGEYCEGVVDDEQNIIFVNYSWGVAIGIITEGKLYYGKSGYSGEFGHSTIFDNDIMCQCGKLGCLETEISGWSLINQFKDAIKEGKQSKVILDDSTPALQHNAIITGAVNLEDTLCIDLITKQSEKMGRYLSILLNIFNPDLLVIGGDFAQLGDFALLPIQTALKKYSLGLVNRDMKLKKSTLGRRAGVIGACCVIKEKMLSPLINN from the coding sequence ATGAATTTAAAAGACTTATTAGACATTAGCAAAGACAAAAGCCTTTCTGGACAAAAATGGCACATGCTAAGACAGGCAATTACAAAACGCTTATTATCTGAAGGTAATGCAACAATTGCTGAATTAAGTGCTGAATTACAATCGAGTGTTCCTACAGTTACCAAAGCTGTTAATGAATTATTGCTAGAAGAATACGTAGTCGATATGGGTAAAATTACCAATAGCGGCGGAAGAAGACCTTCTTTATATAGTATTAACCCAACCAGCGCTTACTTTTTAGGAGTCGAAGTTGGTATTTCGGGAATGTCTATTGGCTTGCAAAACATCAAAAATGAACTTGTAAGTGTTGATTTAAGAACCCCTTTTGTTTTACAAAACACACAAGAATCATTATTAAAATTTTGCACTTTAATTAATTCATTTATAGAAGATAGTTCTGTAGAAAAAAAATTGATTGTAGGTGTATGTATCAACTTTTCTGGACGTATTAACTCTATGGAAGGCTTTAGCTACAATTACTTTTTTAGTGAAAACCGACCATTAACAGAAATCATTTCAGAACAATTAGACTTACCTGTTCACTTAGAAAATGATACTCGAGCCATGACTTTTGGTGAATATTGTGAAGGAGTTGTAGATGATGAACAAAACATCATATTTGTAAATTATAGCTGGGGAGTTGCAATTGGTATTATTACTGAAGGAAAGCTTTATTATGGAAAATCAGGCTATTCTGGCGAATTCGGACACAGCACCATTTTTGATAATGATATCATGTGCCAATGTGGAAAACTAGGATGTTTAGAAACGGAAATTTCAGGTTGGTCTCTAATAAATCAATTTAAAGATGCTATAAAAGAAGGAAAACAATCAAAGGTAATTCTAGATGATAGTACTCCTGCTCTACAACACAACGCTATTATTACTGGTGCTGTAAATCTAGAAGATACTCTTTGTATCGATCTGATTACAAAACAAAGTGAAAAAATGGGACGTTATTTATCTATACTTCTTAACATATTTAATCCTGACTTATTAGTAATTGGTGGTGACTTTGCACAATTAGGTGACTTTGCACTTTTACCAATTCAAACTGCATTAAAAAAATATTCTCTAGGTTTAGTTAACCGAGATATGAAACTTAAAAAATCTACTTTAGGGCGTCGCGCTGGCGTAATTGGGGCTTGTTGCGTAATAAAGGAAAAAATGTTATCTCCTTTAATTAACAATTAA
- a CDS encoding TonB-dependent receptor, with the protein MNLLPKSKPKNFRLTSKFVDVMKLTSIFLLALNAQEAAATVSSKTISVSEKNVTTKLNPILKKVTGTVTNEKGEALPGVNIVVKGTNISTQTNFDGSFILEAPDNATTLVVSYIGLQDQEVAITSAPLTVVLKEVGEQMNEVIVVGYGSQNRRTLSTAVSKLDKKVLENVPYSNVTQSLQGNVTGLVVRTSSGQPGKASNILVRGGTSIDNPSGATPLYIVDGVIRTQIDDINSADIASLQVLKDAAATSIYGARASNGVIIITTTTGKAGKLKITYNVSTQNSQIGKKYDFMDGGEYIRLQRLGLYNAAEIAGLNTTTGIARLGQLTGATPAGTGNNLQNNTPFATLLKSNLTPETIGQLQAKGWQEIQDPLNASNTIMYKSTNWNDVLFQNAITQNHNLGFSGGGESGVFDLSLGYLKGDGITIFTGYQRFTSKLNASLKLADNFTINGRVLYSKSSNNQVVANSVVFNRYLGNSPTTKLYLEDGTLAPGQNNINGNPLYQMGKVKGINENNKLQMSVDGDLKITKDLTFTPSMSLYSENENDNTFQQAFLSGNNGLVDNTRTATRLSNQIAQFQYEGVLSYNKSLEAIGDFDAKLGVSKYDRTIKSFNASGKGSPSDLAQTLDSSPVPVSVFSNNTKLVLNSVFGRVNYDYKSRYFATASFRYDGSSSLGPDNKYGFFPGISAGWNIQEEKFWGKVAPKFVSSLKLRGSYGVNGNLGTLGDFQAGGLYSGTTNGLPNSYNGQSAIVNSQIANPGLKWEQSQTINGGFDIGLNEDRIRVIGDFYNKLTSDLLTNLTLPSNSGFSTVLTNLGGLRSKGFELEVIANVYNKNDLRINVGANVSHNKNVIEKLPFNGNLNNRIGGTEIWDAGSGTYKFVGGLQEGQKIGDFYAHKQLYILSTQAEADAYNAKVHDTYVTKTAGGNNPTGKKFAGDAVFEDTDNNGVIDSRDRTYMGNMFPKFVGGFNFDASYKGFSIAVRTDYSLGATIYNEARARFLGQFQGNYGLLAESAQSWQKEGDITDVPRYRWADQTNQNNLFRSEAGGAAYNTNMFQGNSRYYESGDYLCIREITFSYNLPKTLVEKAKLTSVRVYVTGSNLYYFTKYSGLSPEVQGIDGGSSLGLNAAGSTGTYPVPRNIILGLNIAL; encoded by the coding sequence ATGAATTTATTACCAAAAAGTAAGCCTAAAAATTTTAGACTTACATCTAAGTTCGTAGATGTTATGAAATTAACCTCTATTTTTCTACTCGCCTTAAATGCACAAGAGGCGGCGGCTACAGTATCTTCAAAAACTATTTCAGTCTCAGAAAAAAACGTAACTACTAAATTAAATCCAATTCTAAAAAAGGTTACTGGAACTGTAACTAATGAAAAGGGTGAAGCTTTGCCTGGTGTAAATATTGTTGTTAAAGGAACCAATATTAGTACACAAACCAATTTTGACGGTAGTTTCATTCTAGAAGCACCAGATAATGCCACTACATTAGTAGTATCTTATATTGGTCTTCAGGATCAAGAAGTTGCTATTACTTCAGCACCACTTACTGTTGTTCTAAAAGAAGTAGGTGAACAAATGAATGAGGTTATTGTTGTAGGATATGGTTCTCAAAACAGAAGAACTTTAAGTACAGCTGTTTCTAAACTAGACAAAAAAGTTTTAGAAAACGTACCTTATTCAAACGTTACACAATCATTGCAAGGAAACGTTACAGGTTTAGTCGTTCGTACTTCATCTGGTCAACCTGGTAAAGCATCAAACATTTTAGTTCGTGGAGGTACATCAATTGATAATCCATCTGGAGCTACTCCTTTATATATAGTAGATGGTGTTATTCGTACTCAAATTGACGATATCAACTCTGCAGATATTGCTTCACTTCAAGTATTAAAAGATGCGGCGGCAACATCAATCTATGGTGCAAGAGCTTCTAATGGGGTTATCATTATTACAACAACTACTGGTAAAGCGGGTAAACTTAAAATTACTTATAATGTATCTACTCAAAATAGCCAAATCGGTAAAAAATACGATTTTATGGATGGCGGTGAGTATATCAGATTGCAACGTTTAGGTTTGTACAATGCAGCCGAAATTGCTGGACTAAATACAACTACCGGTATAGCTAGATTAGGACAACTAACAGGAGCAACTCCTGCTGGAACAGGTAACAACCTACAAAACAATACTCCGTTTGCTACTTTATTAAAATCTAACTTAACGCCTGAAACAATTGGACAATTGCAAGCAAAAGGATGGCAAGAAATACAAGATCCTCTTAATGCTAGTAATACAATTATGTATAAAAGCACCAATTGGAATGACGTTTTATTCCAAAATGCAATTACTCAAAATCACAATCTTGGTTTTAGTGGTGGTGGCGAAAGCGGTGTGTTTGACTTAAGCTTAGGTTATTTAAAAGGAGACGGTATTACTATATTTACTGGATACCAAAGATTTACAAGTAAATTAAATGCCTCTTTAAAATTAGCAGATAATTTCACAATTAATGGTCGTGTATTATATTCTAAATCAAGCAACAATCAAGTTGTGGCTAATAGCGTTGTTTTCAACAGATATTTAGGAAACTCTCCTACTACAAAATTATACTTAGAAGATGGAACTCTTGCTCCTGGGCAAAATAACATCAACGGAAATCCATTGTACCAAATGGGAAAAGTAAAAGGTATAAACGAAAATAATAAATTACAAATGAGCGTTGATGGTGATTTAAAAATCACAAAAGATTTAACTTTCACTCCATCTATGTCTCTTTATAGTGAAAATGAAAACGATAACACTTTTCAACAAGCATTTTTAAGCGGTAATAATGGTCTAGTAGATAATACTCGTACAGCAACAAGATTAAGTAATCAGATAGCACAATTTCAGTACGAAGGGGTTTTATCTTATAACAAATCATTAGAAGCAATTGGAGATTTTGATGCTAAATTAGGAGTTTCTAAATACGACAGAACAATAAAATCTTTTAATGCATCTGGAAAAGGAAGCCCGTCAGATTTAGCTCAAACTTTAGATTCATCTCCTGTTCCTGTTTCTGTTTTTAGTAACAATACAAAACTGGTTTTAAATAGTGTTTTTGGTCGTGTAAATTATGATTACAAAAGCAGGTATTTCGCAACAGCATCATTCCGTTACGATGGTTCATCAAGTTTAGGACCAGACAATAAATATGGTTTCTTTCCTGGAATCTCTGCAGGATGGAATATACAAGAAGAAAAATTCTGGGGAAAAGTTGCTCCTAAATTTGTTTCTTCTCTTAAACTTCGCGGAAGTTACGGGGTGAATGGAAACTTAGGTACATTGGGCGATTTTCAAGCAGGAGGATTATACTCAGGTACGACAAACGGACTTCCTAATAGTTACAACGGTCAATCGGCAATTGTAAATTCACAAATTGCAAATCCAGGTCTAAAATGGGAACAATCACAAACAATAAATGGAGGATTTGATATAGGATTAAATGAAGATAGAATTAGAGTTATTGGGGATTTCTATAATAAATTAACGTCTGATTTATTAACCAACTTAACGCTTCCTTCTAATAGTGGTTTCTCTACCGTATTAACTAACCTTGGAGGATTAAGAAGCAAAGGTTTCGAATTAGAAGTTATTGCAAATGTTTATAACAAAAATGATTTAAGAATCAATGTTGGGGCAAACGTTTCTCACAATAAAAACGTTATTGAAAAACTTCCTTTCAATGGAAATTTAAATAATAGAATTGGTGGAACTGAAATTTGGGATGCTGGAAGTGGTACTTACAAATTTGTTGGAGGATTACAAGAAGGTCAAAAAATTGGAGATTTCTATGCTCACAAGCAATTATACATCCTTTCTACTCAAGCAGAAGCTGATGCATACAATGCAAAAGTTCATGATACTTATGTGACTAAAACAGCTGGTGGAAACAATCCAACGGGTAAAAAATTTGCTGGAGATGCTGTATTTGAAGATACTGATAATAATGGTGTCATAGATAGTAGAGACAGAACGTATATGGGAAATATGTTCCCGAAATTTGTAGGTGGTTTCAACTTCGATGCAAGCTACAAAGGATTCTCAATTGCAGTAAGAACAGATTATTCATTAGGAGCTACAATATACAACGAAGCAAGAGCACGTTTCTTAGGGCAATTTCAAGGTAACTACGGATTATTGGCAGAAAGTGCTCAATCTTGGCAAAAAGAAGGTGACATTACAGATGTACCTCGTTACCGTTGGGCAGATCAAACAAATCAGAATAACTTATTCCGTTCAGAAGCGGGAGGAGCTGCTTATAATACCAATATGTTTCAAGGAAATAGCCGTTACTACGAAAGTGGAGATTACCTATGTATAAGAGAAATTACATTTAGTTATAACCTTCCAAAAACACTTGTTGAAAAAGCAAAATTAACATCTGTACGTGTATATGTAACAGGAAGCAACTTATACTACTTTACTAAATATAGCGGTTTAAGCCCAGAAGTACAAGGTATTGATGGAGGTTCTAGTTTAGGACTTAATGCTGCTGGTTCTACAGGTACTTATCCAGTTCCTAGAAATATTATACTTGGTTTAAATATCGCTTTGTAA
- a CDS encoding RagB/SusD family nutrient uptake outer membrane protein → MKKKILLYTILLSSLSLFNSCQDDLDLKSDSVITSDNFWKTEDDAKAGVNGMYVNFRTQTQQTYYLLGGARSAEITSGVQSPLNLAFYYNNTLTPATIDVDWAGLYTVVHQANLVLKYVPGIQFSPSTVNEQKRYIAQAYTMRAMAYFIMARSWGGVPIVTKPTENTNQSEYIIPRNTIQETFAFIKSDIEAAIANFPDATNNKIQLSLPSAYALKADVNLWTAKQLNGGTADLNTALAAINAIPNTASLLPNFKDVFAYDKKGNAEVLFAVRYSLADLPSNLSDNWNSFMFIGPSDFAPLTTATAIATFGTLGSGAGNAGISRVQPDITRFNFDATDTRKMPLI, encoded by the coding sequence ATGAAAAAGAAAATTCTTTTATACACAATACTTCTTTCTAGTCTTTCTCTATTTAACTCATGTCAAGATGATTTAGACTTAAAATCTGATAGCGTTATTACCTCAGACAATTTCTGGAAAACAGAAGATGATGCCAAAGCTGGTGTAAACGGTATGTACGTTAATTTTAGAACACAAACCCAACAAACGTATTATTTATTGGGTGGAGCCAGAAGTGCAGAAATAACTTCAGGTGTACAATCGCCTTTAAATTTGGCTTTCTACTACAATAACACCCTAACTCCTGCAACTATAGATGTAGACTGGGCAGGTTTATACACGGTAGTACATCAGGCAAATTTAGTTCTTAAATATGTTCCAGGAATTCAATTTAGCCCATCAACAGTAAACGAGCAAAAAAGATATATTGCACAAGCATACACAATGCGCGCAATGGCTTATTTTATTATGGCTCGTTCATGGGGAGGTGTGCCAATTGTTACTAAACCAACTGAAAATACAAATCAGTCAGAATACATCATTCCTCGTAATACAATTCAAGAAACATTTGCATTTATAAAATCAGATATCGAAGCGGCAATCGCTAATTTTCCCGATGCAACCAATAATAAAATACAGCTTTCGCTTCCGTCTGCTTATGCGCTAAAAGCGGATGTGAATTTATGGACTGCTAAACAATTAAATGGTGGTACTGCAGATTTAAATACTGCTTTAGCGGCAATAAACGCAATACCAAATACTGCATCATTATTACCTAATTTTAAAGATGTTTTTGCTTACGATAAAAAAGGAAATGCAGAAGTATTATTTGCAGTTCGTTATTCACTAGCAGATTTACCTTCAAATTTATCAGACAACTGGAACTCATTTATGTTTATTGGTCCAAGTGATTTTGCTCCATTAACAACTGCAACTGCAATTGCTACTTTTGGAACTTTGGGTAGTGGTGCTGGTAATGCAGGTATCTCAAGAGTGCAACCAGATATTACAAGATTTAATTTCGATGCAACTGATACTAGAAAAATGCCACTTATTTAA
- a CDS encoding RagB/SusD family nutrient uptake outer membrane protein, with protein MVKYNGTVDGTQRRFVSDIIIYRLADILLMKAEIKNALGQDPTTEMNLVMQRADPSASFTNSSQTANDDAILNERLKELAFEGKAWWDLVRFNKTSLVPSMTANKEVLFPISQNTINFNPKIVQNPLSK; from the coding sequence TTGGTAAAATACAACGGAACTGTTGATGGTACGCAAAGAAGATTTGTAAGTGATATTATCATATACCGTTTGGCAGACATTTTATTAATGAAAGCTGAAATTAAAAATGCTTTAGGTCAAGATCCTACAACAGAAATGAATCTTGTTATGCAAAGAGCTGATCCTTCAGCTTCATTTACTAACAGTTCACAAACTGCAAATGATGATGCTATTTTAAATGAGCGTTTAAAAGAATTGGCTTTTGAAGGAAAAGCATGGTGGGATTTAGTTCGTTTTAATAAAACAAGCTTAGTACCATCGATGACAGCTAATAAAGAAGTTTTATTTCCTATCTCTCAAAATACTATCAATTTCAATCCGAAAATTGTACAAAATCCACTTAGCAAATAA